The following proteins come from a genomic window of Lolium rigidum isolate FL_2022 chromosome 5, APGP_CSIRO_Lrig_0.1, whole genome shotgun sequence:
- the LOC124656332 gene encoding scarecrow-like protein 3, protein MFQQQLQEDVLSSATSSPASTLYSPTPYPATGTWVQELSSDQCSVRLISLLYQCASEVAAGAFDRANLCLEHIMQLASLDAPHTLQRLAAVFADALARKLLNLVPGLSRALLSASASADTHLVPAARRSMFDMLPFLKLAYLTTNHAILEAMEGERFVHIVDLSGPAANAAQWIALFHAFRGRSEGTPHLRITAVHESKEFLAGMSAVLAREAEAFDIPFQFDAVEARLEDMDFDALRHNLRVRSGEALAVSVALQLHRLLAAEDADGGRRYCGAGGLTPLQIIARSSPSSSEEHLERDLNTRLQLSPDASGLSPQSPMFSPAGQARPKLGSFLSAVKALCPKIMVVTEQEANHNGALFHERFDEALNYYGSLFDCLECAAAAAHRGSAAEERARVERAVLGEEIRSIVAYEGGERKERHERARQWAGRMEAAGMERVGLSYSGMMEARKLLQSCGRGGSYEVRHDAEGHCFFFCWHKKPLYAVSAWRPAGAGYHHAGGARSR, encoded by the coding sequence ATGTTCCAGCAGCAGCTGCAGGAGGACGTgctgtcgtcggcgacgtcgtcgccgGCGTCCACGCTGTACTCGCCGACGCCGTATCCTGCCACCGGGACGTgggtgcaggagctgagctcggacCAGTGTAGCGTGCGGCTCATCAGCCTGCTTTACCAGTGCGCCtccgaggtggcggcgggggcgTTCGATCGCGCCAACCTCTGCCTGGAGCACATCATGCAGCTCGCGTCGCTAGACGCGCCGCACACGCTGCAGCGCCTCGCCGCCGTCTTCGCCGACGCGCTAGcccggaagctactgaacctcgtgcCGGGCCTGTCGCGGGCGCTCCTGtcggcgtcggcctccgccgACACGCACCTCGTCCCGGCCGCGCGCCGCAGCATGTTCGACATGCTCCCGTTCCTGAAGCTCGCGTACCTGACCACCAACCACGCCATCCTGGAGGCGATGGAGGGCGAGCGGTTCGTGCACATCGTCGACCTCTCCGGCCCGGCCGCCAACGCGGCGCAGTGGATCGCGCTGTTCCACGCGTTCCGCGGCCGGAGCGAGGGCACGCCGCACCTCCGCATCACCGCCGTCCACGAGAGCAAGGAGTTCCTTGCCGGCATGTCCGCGGTGCTGGCCAGGGAGGCCGAGGCGTTCGACATCCCGTTCCAGTTCGACGCCGTGGAGGCGAGGCTCGAGGACATGGACTTCGACGCGCTGCGGCACAACCTCCGGGTAAGGTCCGGCGAGGCGCTCGCCGTGAGCGTCGCGCTGCAGCTGCACCGCCTTCTCGCAGCAGAAGACGCCGACGGCGGCAGGAGGTACTGCGGCGCGGGCGGCCTTACCCCGCTCCAGATCATCGCGCGGTCCAGCCCGAGTAGCTCCGAGGAGCACCTGGAGAGGGATTTAAACACGCGGTTGCAGCTGAGCCCGGACGCGTCCGGGCTCTCGCCCCAGTCACCCATGTTCTCCCCGGCGGGGCAGGCAAGGCCGAAGCTGGGATCGTTCCTGTCCGCGGTGAAGGCGCTGTGTCCCAAGATCATGGTGGTGACGGAGCAAGAGGCGAACCACAACGGCGCGTTGTTCCACGAGAGGTTCGACGAGGCGCTCAACTACTACGGGTCGCTGTTTGACTGCCTGGagtgtgcggcggcggcggcgcaccgggGAAGCGCCGCGGAGGAGCGGGCACGAGTGGAGCGGGCGGTGCTCGGCGAGGAGATCAGGAGCATCGTGGCGTACGAGGGCGGAGAGCGGAAGGAGAGGCACGAGCGAGCGCGGCAGTGGGCCGGCAGGATGGAGGCGGCCGGAATGGAGCGGGTGGGGCTGAGCTACAGCGGCATGATGGAGGCAAGGAAGCTACTGCAGAGCTGCGGGCGGGGCGGGTCGTACGAGGTGAGACACGACGCCGAGGGCCATTGCTTCTTCTTCTGCTGGCACAAGAAGCCGCTCTACGCCGTCTCGGCATGGAGGCCGGCCGGTGCAGGGTATCACCACGCCGGCGGCGCAAGGTCCAGATGA